The Novipirellula artificiosorum genome contains a region encoding:
- a CDS encoding ABC transporter substrate-binding protein, whose amino-acid sequence MRNLLFPILVLLLPALGITAEPESSPPSWQPPIPVSEHTMEVLRAINEVDAYATPNLGLKQDASYAETPSDVSPFRHVQAFKQHFLEQLQYTGPGRSKPEPEHVDSVKIGFIGPIEATVSVATGGRSHEEALGQMMLQGAQIAIDHANAAGGYLRRDVPFELVVHNDNGLWGASGNELVDMAYKENVWAALGTIDGANTHIAIRVALKAELPMMNSGDTDPTFIETNIPWVFRCISDDRQMSYLLVDYLYRKLNFDRIGIIRASNRYGRFGVREIRDSSRRLGKPIVLEMAYPVGGKDFSLQLERLKQAGAQAVVHWGDAGDGARILNQMRERGMDQPYYACDRCVADEFVKIAGDNAEGVTCLYPWNPNRDDAQLAKFREDFRARFDEDPDTYSAHGYDGMSMLLWATQVAGLNRAKIRDVLAYRDYAHEPWQGVTGEIKLSAVLDDVGEVFLAKRENGKWNFLSRDDLDLPRGYTPARDRSAGEDE is encoded by the coding sequence ATGAGAAACCTCCTTTTTCCAATCCTTGTCTTGCTCCTTCCTGCTTTGGGAATCACCGCCGAACCGGAGTCGAGTCCACCAAGTTGGCAACCGCCGATCCCGGTCAGCGAGCACACGATGGAAGTGTTGCGGGCGATCAACGAAGTTGATGCGTATGCCACTCCCAACCTGGGACTCAAACAGGACGCGTCGTATGCGGAAACGCCAAGCGATGTCTCACCCTTTCGCCATGTCCAAGCGTTTAAGCAGCATTTTCTCGAACAGTTGCAATACACCGGGCCTGGGCGTTCCAAGCCAGAGCCAGAGCATGTGGACAGCGTCAAGATAGGCTTCATCGGACCGATTGAAGCGACGGTCTCTGTCGCAACCGGTGGTCGCAGCCACGAAGAAGCCCTCGGTCAGATGATGCTACAAGGAGCGCAAATCGCTATCGATCATGCAAACGCCGCCGGTGGTTACTTGCGCCGTGATGTTCCATTTGAATTAGTGGTCCACAATGACAACGGTTTGTGGGGTGCTTCCGGAAACGAATTGGTCGACATGGCGTACAAGGAAAACGTCTGGGCGGCCCTCGGAACGATCGATGGTGCGAACACCCATATCGCCATTCGGGTTGCCTTGAAAGCAGAGTTGCCAATGATGAATTCGGGCGATACCGATCCAACGTTCATCGAGACGAATATTCCCTGGGTATTTCGCTGCATCAGCGATGACCGACAAATGAGCTATTTGTTGGTGGATTACCTGTATCGGAAACTGAACTTCGACCGAATCGGAATCATTCGGGCGAGCAACCGCTACGGCCGATTTGGAGTGCGTGAGATCCGTGACAGCAGCCGGCGATTGGGCAAACCGATCGTACTGGAGATGGCTTACCCGGTCGGCGGTAAAGATTTTTCGTTGCAACTTGAACGGCTCAAACAAGCCGGTGCCCAGGCCGTCGTCCATTGGGGCGATGCCGGCGACGGCGCCCGAATCCTGAACCAAATGCGAGAGAGGGGCATGGATCAACCCTACTACGCATGCGACCGCTGTGTCGCGGATGAGTTTGTCAAGATTGCTGGCGACAACGCCGAGGGAGTCACTTGCTTGTATCCTTGGAATCCGAATCGTGATGATGCCCAACTCGCGAAGTTCCGCGAGGATTTCCGGGCACGGTTCGACGAAGACCCCGACACCTATTCGGCCCACGGCTACGACGGCATGTCGATGTTGCTCTGGGCCACTCAAGTCGCGGGTTTAAACCGCGCCAAAATCCGCGATGTTCTGGCCTACCGCGATTACGCTCACGAACCCTGGCAAGGCGTGACGGGCGAGATCAAACTTAGCGCGGTTCTCGACGACGTGGGGGAGGTGTTCTTGGCCAAGCGAGAAAATGGCAAATGGAATTTTCTGAGCCGTGACGACCTTGATCTGCCTCGTGGCTACACGCCCGCCCGAGACCGGTCGGCTGGGGAAGACGAGTGA
- a CDS encoding ABC transporter substrate-binding protein, producing MIRIPFACLLLFGTAISGLAQTTETSPFFRLRDTVSHYAGPGREAEAPQVDFVTLAFFGPFEDPPSGEPERSDLDPWRAAQMAVEDANDQGGYQGIPFQLHPIWSENPWGTGVAELTQLVYREPVWGIIGGNDGASTHLAEQVVAKARLTLVSPTASDKTINLANVPWMFSCLPHDAKVAEPLVVEIQHLAAEKPWVLVSATDHDSQLLTVELKKQLDAKHLVPSYHFQCATDSNVDTKLVQEVRNQQPVLVVVIADAVRSSELVGQLREIGYKGALVGGPAMGRRMCRIEPGQRGPLAYPKPVEPTAQWTAFENRFENRFSHKPDWAAAASYDATVLLIDAIRSSGLNRARIRDGVAGLSPWRGITGTIVWDGLGSNHRDVTLKRPTQ from the coding sequence GTGATCCGAATCCCGTTTGCCTGCCTGCTGCTGTTCGGTACGGCGATCTCCGGTTTGGCTCAGACCACGGAAACCTCGCCGTTTTTTCGACTCCGCGATACGGTGTCACATTACGCTGGACCGGGACGCGAGGCGGAAGCTCCGCAGGTGGATTTCGTCACCCTCGCGTTCTTTGGCCCCTTCGAAGATCCCCCTTCGGGTGAACCCGAACGCTCGGATCTCGATCCGTGGCGGGCGGCGCAAATGGCGGTCGAGGACGCGAACGACCAAGGCGGCTATCAAGGCATCCCCTTTCAGTTGCACCCCATTTGGTCTGAGAACCCCTGGGGCACCGGCGTCGCCGAGCTGACACAACTCGTTTACCGTGAACCCGTCTGGGGCATCATTGGCGGCAACGATGGGGCGTCGACGCATTTGGCCGAACAGGTGGTTGCCAAGGCCCGTCTGACGCTCGTCAGCCCGACGGCATCGGACAAAACAATCAACCTGGCGAACGTGCCATGGATGTTTTCCTGTTTGCCCCATGATGCGAAAGTTGCCGAACCGTTGGTCGTTGAGATCCAACATCTGGCTGCCGAAAAGCCGTGGGTGCTGGTCTCAGCCACCGACCACGATTCTCAGTTGTTGACCGTGGAGCTAAAAAAACAACTGGACGCCAAGCACCTCGTGCCCTCGTATCATTTTCAATGCGCCACCGATTCAAACGTCGACACGAAGCTGGTTCAGGAAGTCAGAAACCAGCAGCCCGTTTTGGTTGTCGTGATCGCCGACGCGGTGCGCAGTAGCGAACTCGTCGGTCAACTTCGTGAGATCGGGTACAAGGGTGCCCTCGTCGGCGGTCCCGCCATGGGACGGCGAATGTGTCGCATCGAACCTGGTCAGCGAGGTCCTCTTGCTTACCCCAAGCCGGTTGAACCCACCGCTCAGTGGACGGCATTTGAAAATCGCTTCGAGAATCGATTTAGCCACAAACCCGATTGGGCTGCTGCGGCAAGCTATGATGCGACCGTTCTACTGATCGATGCAATTCGCAGCAGCGGACTCAACCGAGCTCGCATCCGCGACGGCGTGGCCGGGTTGTCACCGTGGCGTGGGATCACGGGAACCATTGTCTGGGATGGGCTGGGCAGCAACCACCGGGACGTTACCCTCAAACGCCCAACGCAATAA
- a CDS encoding CRTAC1 family protein, with translation MRDKLNRTRYVKINLIVLVASWLMTTAQAADLPTFHDATDEAGIVCKHSFGDFELDNIVEGTGAGAMFFDYDNDGWLDIYLPNGSWLSEVNDNRGRSLRGKLKNHLYRNKRDGTFEDVTDRAGVGDESYSLGCSAADFDDDGDQDLYVLNYNENVFYQNNGDGTFTDISVASGLNVASWSLCAPWFDYDSDGDLDVFVANYLQYDGGKFRSFYAAAGYPGPLSYPGSSDMLFENNGDGTFTDVSVKAGVSNPDGRGMSAAISDLDGDGRLDIYVANDAMENYYYRNQGDGTFANEGLFRGLAFGEGGQGVSSMGPTIGDVDRDSKPDIYIPDMGYGCLLMNRGSMFEDFTSQGNLAIVCGQYTGWGGVLTDYDNDGYLDIFVANGNAHHEYSEEDVLMHNDGTGRFVDVALQSGDYFHQKYVGRGATFGDYDNDGDMDLLVVNVNDRPRLLRNDGGNTRHWLRVTPMRAGGKSYAFGATVVVETDWIKQVATMMPVNGYLSQGDPRLLFGLADTETVKRVEVIWPDGTKTEQTNLKSNQSLVITQDSESGQ, from the coding sequence ATGAGAGACAAATTGAATCGAACCCGCTACGTCAAAATCAATCTCATCGTACTTGTCGCGAGTTGGCTGATGACGACTGCGCAGGCAGCCGATTTGCCGACCTTCCATGACGCAACCGACGAGGCGGGGATCGTTTGCAAGCACAGTTTCGGCGACTTCGAACTTGACAACATTGTCGAAGGCACTGGCGCGGGGGCAATGTTCTTCGACTATGACAATGACGGATGGCTCGACATCTATCTGCCCAATGGATCTTGGCTATCCGAAGTCAACGACAACCGCGGTCGTTCGCTACGCGGCAAGCTTAAGAATCATTTGTATCGAAACAAACGAGATGGCACGTTCGAAGATGTGACCGATCGCGCAGGCGTTGGCGATGAAAGCTATAGCTTGGGCTGCTCTGCCGCGGATTTTGACGATGACGGGGATCAAGATCTGTATGTGCTGAACTATAACGAGAACGTCTTCTATCAAAACAACGGCGACGGGACCTTTACCGACATCTCCGTGGCTTCGGGGCTGAATGTCGCTTCGTGGAGCCTCTGTGCGCCATGGTTCGACTACGACAGCGACGGTGACTTGGATGTGTTCGTCGCCAACTACTTGCAGTATGACGGTGGAAAGTTCCGTTCGTTCTACGCCGCAGCCGGCTATCCTGGACCGCTCAGCTACCCGGGCAGCAGCGACATGCTGTTTGAAAACAATGGGGATGGCACGTTTACGGATGTTTCGGTAAAGGCCGGCGTGTCAAACCCCGACGGACGCGGGATGAGTGCTGCGATTAGCGATCTCGACGGCGATGGGCGACTGGATATCTATGTCGCCAATGATGCGATGGAAAATTACTACTATCGCAACCAAGGCGATGGCACGTTCGCCAACGAAGGACTGTTCCGAGGGCTGGCGTTTGGCGAAGGGGGCCAGGGCGTCTCGTCGATGGGGCCAACCATCGGAGACGTCGATCGTGATTCCAAACCTGATATTTACATTCCCGACATGGGCTACGGTTGCTTGCTGATGAACCGGGGGAGCATGTTTGAAGACTTCACCTCGCAAGGCAACTTGGCCATCGTCTGCGGCCAATACACCGGATGGGGCGGCGTGCTGACCGACTATGACAACGATGGTTACTTGGATATTTTTGTGGCCAACGGAAACGCGCATCATGAGTACTCCGAAGAGGACGTTCTGATGCACAACGATGGCACGGGACGCTTTGTCGATGTGGCTCTGCAATCCGGAGATTACTTCCACCAAAAATATGTGGGCCGGGGGGCGACCTTCGGTGACTATGACAACGACGGTGACATGGATTTGTTGGTGGTCAATGTCAACGATCGACCCCGGCTGTTGCGAAACGATGGCGGCAACACAAGACATTGGTTGAGAGTGACACCGATGCGTGCCGGCGGAAAATCCTATGCATTCGGAGCGACCGTGGTCGTGGAAACCGATTGGATCAAGCAGGTTGCAACGATGATGCCCGTCAATGGCTATCTGTCGCAAGGAGATCCACGTCTGCTGTTCGGACTCGCTGACACGGAAACCGTCAAACGCGTGGAGGTGATTTGGCCCGACGGAACGAAAACGGAGCAAACCAACTTGAAGAGCAACCAAAGTTTGGTGATCACGCAAGACTCGGAATCGGGCCAGTAG
- a CDS encoding multiheme c-type cytochrome: MSTRITTPTSLLILIWGVAALSSANGQDKHPVYVGGAVCAECHSGPSMGHQFSKWLQSKHAQAYASLAKPEAREITELSGIPIEPQKSTLCLGCHTTGVRAEDWEKDPTFVAEDGIQCERCHGPGSEYANMDTMTDRRAAREAGLMMPSGNDCMGCHRAKGSHDAVLGPNHFDLAQALQDIHHPTPDDWTVEASMPTPDFDHASVDAMLTGSVTCAKCHEGPDQGQQFSKWTLSGHARSYATLSTPRAYEIAAEKGIDNPQENEDCLSCHTTAFHTPASGALDSFRLSEGVGCEACHGAGSEHVELAASATSDDSILPRLPKATEQSCRVCHAGAHGKTFDFQTALNKIAHPKTPEASRQPIRYKTPLNMAISPSGEELYVACEASDTVIVIDTETQKRVAEIAVGGQPHDVTFAPSGATAYVSNRLEDSVSEIDVRTRTVCSTFPVGDEPHGLLTDREGQTLFVLNTSSGTVSVVDTQTRTIEKTLAASRNPWSLALSPDGSHVAITNNLSRFVPFRHPSQSEVTRIHTATHQIDQRDTVVGANLMMGIDWHPSGRFALATNNRSKNLVPMTRLLQGWTLTNGLAIIWADGRIDQVLLDEPNLCFPDPTDVAITPDGKWALVTSSGSDRVAVVDIHRMIEMLENASDDEREHVFPNHLGKPTEFVVASIPTGISPRGVVVSADGSTAYVANCLDDSVTVIDVASRTATATIDLGGPKQITLARKGERLFHSADITFHRQFSCHSCHPDGHVDGVTYDIEPDGIGISPVDNRTLRGILDTAPFKWEGTNPSLKRQCGPRLSVFFTRIEPFTPEQLEALDYYICTIPRPPNRYRPLGAPLTEAQRRGKGVFEREKRANGSPIPKDRRCVTCHFPPLYTDRSLHNVGTQMPSDRDAEFDTPHLNNIYDSAPYLHNGIAPTLEEIWTRYNPHDQHGVTNDLTKDQLNDLIEYLNTL, translated from the coding sequence ATGTCAACGCGAATCACGACTCCGACTTCTTTGTTGATCTTGATCTGGGGTGTTGCCGCCCTCAGCAGCGCGAACGGCCAAGACAAGCATCCCGTTTACGTCGGCGGCGCGGTCTGTGCCGAGTGCCATTCCGGACCCTCGATGGGCCATCAGTTCAGCAAGTGGTTGCAGAGTAAACACGCGCAGGCTTACGCATCGTTGGCGAAGCCCGAAGCACGTGAAATCACTGAATTGTCGGGAATCCCGATCGAACCGCAAAAATCAACGCTCTGTTTGGGCTGTCATACCACTGGCGTTCGTGCCGAAGATTGGGAGAAGGATCCCACGTTTGTCGCCGAAGATGGAATTCAATGCGAACGATGCCATGGTCCAGGCAGCGAGTATGCCAACATGGACACCATGACCGATCGTCGAGCGGCGCGGGAAGCGGGATTGATGATGCCCAGCGGTAACGACTGCATGGGCTGTCATCGTGCGAAGGGATCACACGATGCAGTGCTTGGCCCCAACCACTTCGATCTTGCGCAAGCCTTGCAAGACATTCACCACCCGACACCTGACGATTGGACGGTCGAAGCATCGATGCCGACACCCGATTTCGATCATGCCTCGGTCGATGCCATGCTAACCGGCTCGGTCACGTGTGCCAAATGCCACGAAGGCCCCGACCAGGGGCAGCAGTTTAGCAAGTGGACCCTAAGCGGCCATGCGCGCAGTTACGCAACGCTCAGCACCCCACGCGCCTACGAAATTGCCGCCGAAAAGGGAATCGACAACCCGCAAGAAAACGAAGATTGCTTGAGCTGCCACACGACCGCGTTCCATACACCCGCCTCCGGTGCACTCGACAGCTTTCGCCTAAGTGAGGGAGTCGGCTGCGAAGCATGCCACGGAGCGGGAAGCGAACATGTCGAGCTTGCAGCAAGTGCGACCTCGGACGACTCGATCCTTCCCCGATTACCCAAGGCTACCGAGCAATCCTGTCGGGTATGTCACGCCGGAGCCCACGGGAAAACCTTTGATTTCCAGACGGCACTCAACAAAATCGCTCATCCCAAGACACCCGAAGCATCTAGGCAACCGATTCGCTACAAGACGCCGCTCAACATGGCGATCAGTCCCAGCGGCGAGGAGTTGTATGTGGCCTGCGAGGCGTCGGACACGGTGATCGTGATTGACACTGAAACCCAAAAAAGAGTTGCTGAAATCGCGGTAGGGGGGCAACCCCATGATGTCACCTTCGCGCCCAGTGGAGCCACCGCGTATGTCAGCAATCGCTTGGAGGATTCGGTCAGTGAAATTGACGTTCGAACACGTACCGTTTGCTCAACCTTTCCCGTTGGTGACGAGCCCCATGGTTTGTTGACCGACCGCGAGGGTCAAACGCTGTTTGTTTTGAATACCTCCTCAGGTACGGTATCGGTCGTCGACACCCAAACCCGTACGATTGAGAAAACTTTGGCGGCAAGTCGCAATCCATGGTCCTTGGCACTTTCACCGGATGGCAGCCACGTCGCGATCACGAACAACTTGTCTCGGTTCGTGCCGTTTCGTCATCCGTCTCAATCCGAGGTCACGCGCATTCACACCGCGACACATCAGATCGACCAACGGGACACCGTGGTCGGAGCAAACCTGATGATGGGAATCGATTGGCACCCCAGCGGTCGTTTCGCCCTGGCAACCAACAATCGCAGCAAAAACCTCGTTCCCATGACTCGACTGCTGCAAGGTTGGACCTTAACCAATGGATTGGCCATCATTTGGGCCGATGGGCGTATCGACCAAGTGCTGTTGGATGAACCGAACCTGTGTTTTCCCGACCCCACAGATGTCGCAATCACTCCCGATGGGAAATGGGCGCTGGTCACCAGCAGCGGTTCCGACCGCGTGGCGGTGGTCGATATCCATCGAATGATCGAGATGCTCGAGAACGCGTCCGACGACGAGCGCGAGCACGTCTTCCCCAACCACCTTGGCAAACCGACCGAGTTTGTTGTCGCCAGTATCCCCACCGGAATCAGCCCCCGCGGCGTCGTGGTCTCGGCCGATGGCAGCACCGCATACGTGGCCAATTGTTTGGACGATTCCGTGACGGTGATCGATGTCGCGTCGCGCACCGCGACGGCAACGATTGATCTGGGGGGCCCAAAACAGATCACGCTGGCGCGAAAAGGAGAACGGCTCTTTCACAGTGCGGACATTACGTTTCATCGTCAGTTTTCTTGTCACTCGTGTCATCCCGACGGCCATGTGGACGGGGTCACCTATGACATCGAACCCGATGGCATCGGCATCAGTCCCGTGGACAACCGGACCTTGCGAGGCATTCTTGATACCGCGCCGTTCAAGTGGGAAGGCACGAACCCCAGTTTAAAACGCCAATGCGGCCCCCGTTTGTCGGTCTTCTTCACGCGTATCGAGCCCTTCACACCCGAGCAGTTGGAGGCGTTGGACTATTACATTTGCACCATCCCGCGTCCTCCAAACCGTTACCGTCCCCTGGGAGCACCGCTGACCGAAGCCCAGCGCCGCGGGAAGGGGGTCTTCGAGCGTGAGAAGCGAGCCAATGGTAGCCCGATCCCCAAGGACCGCCGCTGTGTCACGTGTCACTTCCCACCGCTGTACACCGACCGAAGTTTGCACAACGTCGGGACGCAGATGCCATCGGATCGCGATGCGGAGTTTGACACGCCTCACTTGAACAATATTTACGATTCAGCGCCTTACCTGCACAATGGAATCGCGCCGACATTGGAAGAGATCTGGACGCGGTACAATCCGCATGACCAACACGGCGTCACCAATGATCTGACCAAAGATCAATTGAACGATTTGATCGAGTATCTCAATACGTTATAG
- a CDS encoding HzsA-related protein: MKRMPVDRLLLRPFTRWTRAGAAAFVVLGWLPFCLAVDDPAPRNPLRPRQPLPAEISIGHPIVFTLLPIGVGLDAPSETPQPIPGDAGKIVLRNPEGQLQILTADFESACDPSVSADGQRLLFAGRVRDKDPWNIFELTLATQAVRQITHRASDCRSPCYQSTLFTLDSPEPWYQITFLSSEPEECNDDGSSPAAHLYSCKLDGTTIRRLTFNLSSDLDPWLMSDGRLLHASWQRARLDHGNSGYMGLFAVNIDGIDFSRYGQQAGKRFKRMPCVGDHGLVLFVESDDRRRDGSGCLGSVTERRPLHSYQSLTTPADGRYHSPSPLPGGKFLVSHRAAGDSTSSYGIYRYDPNQGRRERLVDDPAVHEVQARVIRPSQRADGRSTVVDDLDPIGGLYCLNVGINDLEHPELLFPQSAKRLRVLEGVPPQQDKNDPDANVVQLARRRILGETDLAKDGSFKVEIPANTAIELQLLGQDGMALRSCGWIWSKNHESRGCIGCHEDGELTPENGLVDGVAAAAVSMTAPAKDRPAIRFRLDIAPLLQTSCTPCHSDQGALPRLSVDDIQDDASLRSLYQTLLKRDPATDHFQYIQPGKARTSPLVWHLLGRNTSQPWDAATQDAIVKPMNPPDSASQINRKSLTDQEVQQIILWIDLGACWDHPDP; the protein is encoded by the coding sequence ATGAAACGGATGCCTGTTGACCGTTTGTTGCTGCGTCCATTCACTCGATGGACACGTGCCGGTGCTGCTGCTTTCGTTGTGCTCGGCTGGCTGCCGTTTTGCCTTGCGGTTGACGATCCCGCGCCGCGAAACCCTCTGCGGCCAAGGCAGCCGTTGCCCGCTGAGATTTCCATCGGTCACCCCATCGTTTTCACCCTGTTACCGATCGGCGTCGGATTGGACGCTCCGAGCGAAACCCCTCAGCCGATTCCCGGCGATGCGGGCAAGATTGTGTTGCGAAATCCCGAGGGACAGCTGCAGATCTTGACGGCAGATTTCGAAAGCGCGTGTGATCCGTCGGTTTCGGCGGATGGGCAAAGGCTGCTGTTTGCTGGCCGCGTCCGCGACAAGGATCCTTGGAACATCTTTGAGCTAACCCTTGCCACCCAGGCTGTCCGGCAAATCACCCACCGGGCTAGCGATTGCCGCAGCCCATGCTACCAATCCACTTTGTTCACCTTGGATTCACCGGAACCTTGGTACCAAATCACCTTTCTTAGCAGTGAGCCGGAGGAATGCAACGATGACGGATCTTCACCGGCCGCACATCTGTATTCGTGCAAGTTGGATGGGACGACCATTCGGCGATTGACCTTCAACTTGTCGAGCGACCTTGATCCGTGGTTGATGTCCGATGGCCGGCTGTTGCACGCCAGTTGGCAGCGAGCCCGATTGGATCACGGAAACTCGGGTTACATGGGCTTGTTCGCGGTCAATATCGATGGAATCGATTTCTCGCGTTACGGCCAACAGGCGGGCAAGCGTTTCAAACGGATGCCATGCGTCGGTGATCACGGATTGGTTCTGTTTGTGGAATCGGATGATCGAAGACGCGACGGTTCGGGGTGCTTGGGATCCGTCACCGAGCGACGACCGCTACACAGTTACCAGTCGCTGACGACACCTGCCGATGGCCGGTATCACTCGCCATCACCGCTACCGGGCGGAAAGTTTTTGGTTTCGCACCGTGCCGCGGGCGATTCCACTTCGAGCTACGGCATCTACCGCTACGATCCGAACCAAGGTCGTCGCGAACGACTCGTCGATGATCCGGCCGTTCATGAAGTGCAAGCTCGCGTGATCCGGCCCTCCCAGCGGGCCGATGGACGAAGCACCGTGGTTGACGATCTGGATCCGATTGGAGGCTTGTATTGCCTCAATGTCGGAATCAACGATCTTGAGCATCCGGAGCTGCTCTTTCCCCAATCGGCAAAACGACTTCGAGTGCTCGAGGGCGTTCCGCCGCAGCAGGACAAAAACGACCCTGACGCCAACGTCGTGCAGCTAGCTCGACGGCGTATCTTGGGTGAAACGGATTTGGCGAAGGATGGTTCGTTTAAGGTCGAAATCCCCGCGAACACCGCCATTGAATTGCAACTGCTTGGCCAGGATGGCATGGCCCTTCGGAGTTGCGGTTGGATCTGGTCCAAGAACCACGAATCCCGTGGCTGCATTGGATGCCATGAAGATGGTGAACTGACGCCGGAAAACGGTCTTGTCGACGGAGTCGCGGCAGCGGCGGTTTCCATGACCGCGCCCGCAAAGGACCGCCCCGCAATTCGCTTTCGGCTGGACATTGCTCCTCTCTTGCAAACGAGTTGCACCCCTTGTCATTCGGACCAGGGGGCTTTGCCACGATTAAGCGTCGACGACATTCAAGACGATGCATCGTTGCGATCGCTGTACCAGACCTTACTAAAACGCGACCCAGCGACCGATCATTTCCAGTACATTCAACCTGGCAAGGCGAGAACCAGTCCGCTGGTGTGGCACTTGCTAGGCCGAAACACCTCGCAGCCTTGGGATGCTGCTACCCAGGACGCGATCGTCAAGCCCATGAATCCGCCGGATAGCGCGTCGCAAATCAATAGAAAATCGCTCACGGATCAAGAGGTCCAGCAAATCATCCTTTGGATTGATTTGGGAGCCTGCTGGGATCACCCCGACCCCTAA
- a CDS encoding ligand-binding sensor domain-containing protein, protein MATLSETLPGLKAMACLAVALLMHPVASEGQVAVGADPNPVATPSDPGMPYVYTNWKHLTVAEGLPNDHVFAVKATDSKVWIGTENGLACYDKKTQQIQSWQEEEGLPWRVVSALEIDPSTGDLWIGLFGGGLARFSGGHFEHWNQLNSGLVNDVVYGVAIENGNVWAATTAGASRYNTETGQWTIFNEKNAPMEEIWNYGVSTGNGKVYLGVWGSGVLEYDLATEQWKDYLDPDGEMEIDLYRDDGIVHVITTGTSSADGILWVSTYFGMSRYDGRNWRGYYAHETGLPSDFGNAVKGRSANEAWYATDRGVGVVTDFATDTWVTYTQDPATHGGKAVVKRGSEVVAEISLDRCLPHNYTLCVDFNGNDAWVGTSKGLAWAVGDDYYVGLKKTAKESK, encoded by the coding sequence ATGGCGACTTTATCGGAGACGCTTCCTGGTCTTAAAGCGATGGCGTGTTTGGCGGTTGCGTTGCTGATGCATCCAGTAGCGAGTGAAGGTCAGGTCGCGGTGGGTGCCGATCCCAACCCGGTCGCGACACCCTCCGACCCGGGGATGCCCTACGTCTATACGAATTGGAAGCACTTGACGGTTGCCGAGGGGCTTCCCAACGATCATGTATTTGCTGTGAAAGCGACCGATTCAAAAGTTTGGATCGGAACCGAAAATGGACTGGCATGTTACGATAAGAAGACTCAACAGATTCAAAGCTGGCAGGAGGAAGAGGGTTTGCCTTGGCGTGTTGTTTCCGCTCTGGAAATTGATCCAAGCACAGGCGATCTTTGGATTGGACTGTTTGGTGGCGGGCTGGCACGTTTCAGCGGCGGCCATTTTGAGCATTGGAACCAATTGAACAGCGGCTTGGTGAACGATGTCGTGTACGGAGTAGCGATCGAAAATGGTAACGTCTGGGCGGCTACCACCGCCGGGGCCAGTCGCTACAACACCGAAACCGGGCAATGGACGATCTTTAACGAGAAGAACGCTCCGATGGAAGAGATTTGGAACTACGGCGTTTCGACCGGAAATGGCAAGGTCTATCTTGGCGTTTGGGGGAGCGGTGTGTTGGAATATGATCTCGCCACCGAACAATGGAAGGACTACTTGGATCCCGACGGTGAAATGGAAATCGACCTCTATCGTGATGACGGCATCGTCCATGTGATCACCACCGGAACCAGTAGCGCGGACGGGATCTTATGGGTCTCGACCTATTTTGGTATGTCCCGTTACGACGGACGCAATTGGCGTGGCTATTATGCCCACGAAACCGGATTGCCGAGTGATTTTGGCAATGCCGTCAAAGGACGTAGTGCCAACGAAGCTTGGTATGCGACCGACCGCGGCGTCGGAGTCGTCACCGATTTCGCCACGGACACCTGGGTGACCTACACGCAAGACCCTGCCACGCACGGTGGCAAAGCCGTGGTCAAGCGAGGGAGTGAAGTCGTGGCCGAGATCTCGCTCGATCGCTGTTTGCCGCACAATTACACGCTGTGTGTTGACTTCAATGGCAACGACGCCTGGGTTGGAACCTCCAAGGGTCTGGCATGGGCGGTCGGCGACGACTATTACGTAGGACTTAAGAAAACGGCGAAAGAAAGCAAATGA